One Actinospica robiniae DSM 44927 genomic region harbors:
- the map gene encoding type I methionyl aminopeptidase, translating to MAPLVPGTISPTRHVPSRIARPEYVGKPQPSRYTGSDVQTAETIEKMRIAGRIAAQALVEVGRAVKPGVTTDELDRVGHEFLCYHDAYPSTLGYRGYPKSLCTSVNEVICHGIPDTTRLSEGDIVNIDITAFINGVHGDTNATYEVGEVDETAHQLVERTRESLNRAIKAVRPGRELNVIGRVIEAYAARFGYGVVRLFTGHGISSVFHSGLIVPHYDDPRANRVLEPGMTFTIEPMLTLGTIEHRMWADGWTAVTADGKLTAQFEHTLVVTDDGVEILTLPE from the coding sequence ATGGCTCCCTTGGTTCCCGGCACCATCTCCCCCACCCGCCACGTACCCTCACGCATCGCCCGTCCGGAGTACGTCGGCAAGCCGCAGCCGAGCCGCTACACCGGCTCGGACGTGCAGACGGCGGAGACGATCGAGAAGATGCGCATCGCCGGTCGGATCGCGGCGCAGGCGCTGGTCGAGGTCGGGCGCGCGGTCAAGCCGGGCGTGACGACGGATGAGCTGGACCGGGTCGGGCACGAGTTCCTCTGCTACCACGACGCCTACCCCTCCACGCTGGGGTACCGGGGTTACCCGAAGTCGCTTTGCACCTCCGTCAACGAAGTCATCTGCCACGGCATCCCGGACACGACGCGGTTGTCCGAGGGCGACATCGTGAACATCGACATCACGGCGTTCATCAACGGGGTCCACGGCGACACGAATGCCACCTACGAGGTGGGCGAAGTGGACGAGACCGCCCATCAGCTCGTCGAGCGGACGCGGGAGTCGCTCAACCGCGCGATCAAGGCAGTTCGGCCCGGGCGCGAGCTCAACGTGATCGGGCGCGTGATCGAGGCGTACGCGGCCCGATTCGGCTACGGCGTGGTGCGGCTGTTCACCGGGCATGGGATCTCGAGCGTCTTCCACAGCGGCCTCATCGTGCCGCACTACGACGACCCGCGGGCGAACCGGGTGCTCGAGCCGGGGATGACCTTCACGATCGAGCCGATGCTGACGCTCGGGACCATCGAGCACCGGATGTGGGCGGACGGCTGGACCGCGGTGACAGCGGACGGGAAGCTGACGGCTCAGTTCGAGCACACGCTCGTGGTGACGGACGACGGCGTGGAGATCCTCACTCTGCCGGAGTGA